From one Phocoena sinus isolate mPhoSin1 chromosome 4, mPhoSin1.pri, whole genome shotgun sequence genomic stretch:
- the LOC116752865 gene encoding 40S ribosomal protein S27-like isoform X1, whose product MISLWWVFTLAKDLIHPSPEEEKKKHKKKCLVQSPNSYFMDVKCPGCYKITTVFSHAQTVVLCPGCPIVLCQPTGGKARLTEGCSFRWKQH is encoded by the exons atGATATCTTTGtggtgggttttt ACTCTTGCAAAGGATCTCATTCATCCCTCtccagaagaggagaagaagaaacacaagaagaagtgcctggtacagagccCCAATTCCTATTTCATGGATGTGAAATGCCCAGGTTGCTATAAAATCACCACCGTCTTTAGCCATGCACAAACAGTAGTTTTGTGTCCTGGCTGCCCTATTGTCCTCTGCCAGCCTACAGGAGGAAAAGCAAGGCTTACAGAAGGATGCTCCTTCAGATGGAAGCAGCACTAA
- the LOC116752865 gene encoding 40S ribosomal protein S27-like isoform X2 translates to MTLAKDLIHPSPEEEKKKHKKKCLVQSPNSYFMDVKCPGCYKITTVFSHAQTVVLCPGCPIVLCQPTGGKARLTEGCSFRWKQH, encoded by the coding sequence ATGACTCTTGCAAAGGATCTCATTCATCCCTCtccagaagaggagaagaagaaacacaagaagaagtgcctggtacagagccCCAATTCCTATTTCATGGATGTGAAATGCCCAGGTTGCTATAAAATCACCACCGTCTTTAGCCATGCACAAACAGTAGTTTTGTGTCCTGGCTGCCCTATTGTCCTCTGCCAGCCTACAGGAGGAAAAGCAAGGCTTACAGAAGGATGCTCCTTCAGATGGAAGCAGCACTAA